A region from the Leptospira neocaledonica genome encodes:
- a CDS encoding TolC family protein, with protein MRAFMLGLSCVFMTEALYSQAGGNSGPSSCVGIMDLQRITVCVLDSNPEYKIEQLKLKEIAGRKKVASYLFPSNPVVGGYLAHRKGTTSEGGILGSGPAPTAGNQQIIVTQEIFVGGKRAKALEVADEEYKVQAGRLEIARRNILSRILSSVLRYSGFKREYEETKTLYELAKDLRILSSARAKEGVAPSMDVDVAKAEELRLWRVLQQAGRKSDTAKGELLVLMGASPEEKIEFDITDLELKELPKDVSSLVKIAMTNRPEVEVSENEILLATRKLEQVKLQKIPNLTIGGFVQNDGFNERVVGAQVSLPVTLWRTYEGEIQSSVAIHEQAQENAKVTERLIRTEIVSSVSNYLALHSEIEQYDPSYIKDLDKDLDLLKEAIRFGRMKVADALNSQRILANAKLNFILSKTEFSLAQIELVRSLGLSFEDHLKEIKQ; from the coding sequence ATGCGCGCATTTATGCTCGGGCTTTCCTGTGTCTTCATGACGGAAGCCCTATATTCCCAGGCCGGGGGAAATTCCGGTCCGTCGAGTTGTGTCGGTATTATGGATCTGCAACGCATCACCGTATGCGTATTGGATTCTAATCCGGAATACAAGATTGAACAATTAAAACTAAAAGAAATTGCCGGTAGAAAGAAAGTAGCGTCTTATCTTTTCCCTTCCAACCCGGTGGTCGGAGGTTATCTTGCTCATCGTAAGGGAACTACTTCCGAGGGAGGGATCTTAGGAAGTGGTCCTGCGCCGACTGCGGGTAATCAACAGATTATCGTAACTCAGGAAATATTCGTTGGAGGCAAGAGAGCAAAGGCTCTTGAAGTTGCGGACGAAGAATATAAAGTCCAAGCAGGAAGATTGGAGATCGCTAGAAGGAATATACTTTCAAGAATTCTTTCTTCCGTTCTTAGATACAGCGGTTTCAAAAGAGAATACGAGGAAACAAAAACTCTCTATGAACTTGCAAAGGACTTAAGAATACTTTCTTCCGCAAGAGCAAAGGAGGGAGTTGCTCCTTCTATGGATGTGGACGTAGCAAAGGCGGAAGAACTTCGTCTTTGGAGAGTGCTACAGCAAGCTGGGAGAAAATCGGATACTGCTAAAGGGGAACTTCTCGTCTTGATGGGTGCTTCTCCGGAGGAAAAAATAGAATTTGATATTACGGATTTGGAATTAAAGGAACTCCCAAAAGACGTTTCCAGTTTGGTAAAGATCGCAATGACGAATCGGCCGGAAGTGGAAGTATCGGAGAACGAGATCTTACTCGCTACCAGAAAATTAGAGCAAGTCAAACTCCAAAAAATTCCAAATCTTACTATAGGTGGCTTCGTACAAAACGACGGCTTCAATGAAAGAGTAGTAGGTGCTCAGGTAAGTCTCCCTGTTACCTTATGGAGAACATACGAAGGGGAAATCCAAAGTTCAGTAGCTATACATGAACAAGCTCAGGAAAATGCAAAAGTTACGGAACGTTTGATTCGCACCGAGATTGTATCTTCCGTTTCAAATTATTTGGCTCTTCATTCTGAAATTGAGCAGTACGATCCGAGTTATATCAAGGACTTGGATAAGGATCTAGATCTCTTAAAAGAAGCAATCCGTTTCGGAAGAATGAAAGTTGCGGATGCTCTCAATTCTCAGAGAATATTAGCCAACGCGAAATTGAATTTCATCCTTTCTAAGACGGAATTCTCACTCGCGCAGATAGAGCTTGTTCGATCTCTCGGATTGTCTTTCGAGGATCATTTAAAGGAAATCAAACAGTGA